The genomic interval CAACGGGAATAACGGCATGAACAACGGTTGGAATGGAATGAACAACGGTTGGAATGGAATGAACAACGGCTGGAACTCTAACAATGGGATGAACAACGGGTTTAATGGAATGAACAACGGGTTCAATGGGATGAACAACAGGTTCAATGTGATGAACTTGAACAACGGAGGCATTGGGATGATCACAGGAGGAAGAACAGGTAACTGTCTTGATACGTAAATAGTTATCAATAATCTAGCTTAGATCTTATAtacttattgttgtgttattgaATAATCCGAATTAAACGTTTAAAACATGCAGATGATCCAACCCGCGCCTCTGAGGGTATATTTGACGATGCTAAAAAACTAGCGAGTCAGTCGGTAGCGTTTGATGTCACTAGTGCGTATGCGCTGGGCGAGGCAAGCAGAAGTGCGGCACTAGTGACGTCAAGCGACGCCCATGCAATGTACAGCAGACAGGATGATCCTAAAGAAGCCAACTTGATTGTCTCCAATGGCGATGATTTGCTGCTGCTTCAAAAATATAGTCGATAGAGTCTTTTCTAAATGGTATTTATCCCGTACCCAAGAGAGAGAGAGCAGACTTTAGACGTAGGTGGAGAGCAATGCTTCGCGCAGCATGATACCGTCGTTCTATATAAGTGCCTGTCCTATAATATGCAACTATCGATGCACATATAACCGTATAATtctacaatatttaatatttatcatagTCTCGTGTTGATAGAAAACGGTAAGGATATGTAATAATACTTCGAAAGAATTCGGTGCATTGAAGGCGTAGCTTTAGAAGAGTTTAGAAATCGTTGGCTAGTATTCGTTTATAGTTACTGACtagtaattgttatattatatataattgcgGGTTTTATTTGTTCCTTATGAATATGTTTTGAAGAAAATTTTTAATGTGTActcacaaataaaacaaaactttgcAAGCCAGAATGTCATTAACTGATATATAAATAAAGAGCTTGTCTTGTATTGATGTTTTCGTACACTTGAATTAATAAAGCATACAACtagattttatttacaaaaaaaacacaatacgtTTGTAGAGGGTTTGTAGCAAGTGGGTAGTCTTATCTTTGTAATTATCCGAATGTTTCGAAACTTTTAATGAAAGCATTACAACCCGTAATGTGTCAATTAATAgcaatttcatttcattttaaacatattgGCGGTATTTCTCTTTTGTGCGTGATGAATTTTGCCTTGTAAAGTATAACGTGCATGCAGAAATGCCATTCATTTGTTGATCATGATGTTCGTGTGTGTTATTTTCAGGCGGGACCCGTTACGGCAAGTAGAGACCTATTAAGTTCAACTTAATCAGCGCACTGTTCAGCACGATCCCCATGCACAGTCTCTTCACTTCACTGTTaaatcattcattcattcatcgtGTTATAGTGTGTCATTGTGTGTGGGTTAAAGTCTATGCGtgaaataaattgcatttatctTTATCTTGCATTCGTTATGAATTGTCCTAACTGATATGTGAATGTAATTACTAGCCTTTACCTAAATTCCTCAGGTCTTATTAGCGTGAAAGAGCGAAACTGTATAAACGTACACAAacgtttttaaaaacattaaaaaaaaaaaaactccatatttctcaaataaaacaaacatttattgttaaacaacgttgttttgtgatttttttctcaaaatagtACTGTTGTCAATCACAACAGAACCTCATTTAATAATGGCACAATACTATTACGTTTAAATAATCGCGGTTCAACGGACAGATGGCTATGGGAGAAGGTATTAAAATATTGAAGAAAGGGGTATTAACTCAAGTTGATAGTATCGACAATATTTCAAACGTGGAAtgtttatctgttttaaaatgtCAGCCTTaaaaaagggatcttttcacgctttggtaaattgacaaaattgaaaaaagttgtttcagattcgcaaattttcgttatagttatgatatttgtgaggaaacagtaatactgaacatttaccatggtctaatatagccattatatgcatcttttgacgattttaaaacctaaaaattataaagcgttgcaacgcgaaacgattgaataatttggagagttctgtttttgtcgttaaattttgtgaaactacgaagattgcttatataacgtataaaatacattatgtataagtaaacggcggaatagctcagtaggctaaagcgtttttacttcaggactctggcaggactgcaggggtcactggttcgaaacctggtccgggcaatgttcttttcctttttttaattttattcttgattttttactggagcttttacgatccaatgtttacatttatcgatataaagcatttaatgaataagttaaaaaaatgccaaaatctgtgaaaaggcccctttaagatactGGACAGAAGTCTCACTGTGTCGATGATTACTTAATTCACAACTATGATCCATAGATATCAACATGTCTCACTGGTTAGCTAAATTCCGTCATTCATACTCTTATAATTTAATGCTTAGGGTAAGTATTGTTCAGATTTGCGATAGAAATGATATCATAGAGATTGGCATAAGAGATACGTAGCGATTTCGAATTATTTActgaaaaaaaacttcaaatagATTCAGTGTGTAGGATGGCTAATGTTGGTATACGGTAGTCATAGATAAATTGCCTCGGTGCATTTAAAACACATGCATCGAGTAGgtgtttacaattatttgtatGAACAGCTGATTTATAGGAGAGGAAACTTACGCGCCCAATTGACACAACGCATTAATGACGTGCACGCGTTACAAGGGCGATACTAGTAGCTTTAAAGTTAATCGTTGAATGGAACTATCGTGATTTCATAACACTTGAAATTTGTAAGGGTGGTTTTAAGATGTTGGCATTAACACCGAAATAATTTTGATAGATTTGTGACTCGTATGACGTCATTGTCATAATCCAGCCCGCGTTCCCGTATCGTCATGTTGTGCTCCCAATGTGGCGCGATGATTCGACCTAACAtgatatgttattaaaattattaccgTCTTAAAGGGAATTGTTCAAACAGTGGGACATCTTTTGCCGTTTGTTTGTAGATAACTTAGATTGCTTCATTTTAACAGATGAATTAGGCCCTATAGTGCTTCATTATAATCACAAACATTTACTTTAGCAAAATACAAAATTCCACGATGGGGCTCGAAACAGTGCCTATTCGATATAAAAGGGTCATGTCTGAACCACTCGGCCATAATAATTcattaagttttaaataattttgcgtttgtaacgctttattatttttttgcaatttcaaaCGTCGATACCTTATAAACAAAATTGcatttgaaatacatgtttacGTCATTAATGGTATTCTCCCTGAATCATGGTGTTCTTTTTATCTTTGAATCTCTGACAAAACAGTTGGAAAATcgttatttttaaagtttgtggACAAGCCCCTTTAATCCGTGCGTTTGCATTCTGTTACCCAACAACGACAGGGCTTGACGGCTATCGACAGGGCTTGACGGCTATATTGCAGGTCGTACGAAACTATTTCGGGATTAAATTAAATATGGGACCAAGAGCTAAATGTGTGTGCCTAATTGACAAATGTTGTTACAAAGAAGAATGTAACCTGCCGATCTAGTAAACGGGCCAATC from Dreissena polymorpha isolate Duluth1 chromosome 1, UMN_Dpol_1.0, whole genome shotgun sequence carries:
- the LOC127846920 gene encoding nacrein-like protein P1 is translated as MMMKVAVCVASVLVAVSGLMNGMNSNIINGLNGMNNGLNGMNMNNGWNGMNNGWNGMNNGWNGMNNGNNGMNNGWNGMNNGWNGMNNGWNSNNGMNNGFNGMNNGFNGMNNRFNVMNLNNGGIGMITGGRTGGTRYGK